The following coding sequences lie in one Desulfomicrobium escambiense DSM 10707 genomic window:
- a CDS encoding CHC2 zinc finger domain-containing protein, whose product MSMGGTDNVREYYRLVTEMDIGDVARELLPGRITQETGQRLMCDCPNHQSQSRLSLHVMLDKQGWYCFGCGAGGDVLQLVEFIQTGSVTAGQSGPMTDSHRQARDYLAKKAGLPPLSRYGLSQERLAQTEADRTFELRVKDALTSLARLYHARLKESSEVLDWLKSKYALSEETIDDLLIGYADNASGAVAQLTGGEDGFSKRELAATGAFRPTSQDGLTPFFERRIVFPYWSRGRVVFMIGRKTPWTPDVGWEQGKYKKLPVHDEHQRPYVADFINNALLFNEDCLLARPGKVIITEGVTDCLALMQLGLPTVSPVTVRIRAADWERLIPKLRGVETVYICQDNELSQAGLKGALQTARTLAEHKIDTRLVTLPLSETQISARQELTERFGLTASVGPKELAKLLAGRPAEEIKSAEVLLATAKIDVNDYIAAGHTREDFERLLAEASTPIEFGVRSLPEGAEEEERNRLLEPILGEISEQSPLEQARLLKLVQERIGGGVSMATLKEQIRAIQKDRKVEFRNEKKKAKRMSGAMPGSCRARVDEVLIDTELENGAPDYTLAAEAAYDWFTANGAQFFHTLQGEPFMYFDNAIYWMDSPDRGRKRHYAAMLYKHTGMVPTSNGGRTFFEVLPSLAMIRGQVRDHFSWLHTDVASYTVYFNLNNPEHEIAKITPDEIQIMKNGGNEDGIILDGSRKMKPLKFLPDADLEEADRLLVDLLVGNMTCPQGDRFLILSWLSCFLLIDFAGTRPMTRFEGSAGSGKTTASKITSTLLYGEPQHKKATDAANYTDGSQNPLIVLDNIEVKQMTEDLTTFMLTSITGIAKEKRKSGTDSETITERTKCLLNTTGIEPLCGELSEVQSRSFVINFDVANQGNDCFIESEVVAGIQQHRDLIISVIMKRTRVVLAMMRDGMRRHAMKLLHEALGNHDKRRCNEYLSLMYLMMLAGSSREEMEQGLEALAPAFARQIESLNRTSRDTARDSNHTATALATLFNAWRTATETNAHDVYGDRRTDPVQEFVQRYQIRFEDDGSLREVLSRDLFVALKRVARDFGLRFEMDSSRQFAQRLVNDLETIRGAGFEIEIGQKRYGTKLYTIRRIE is encoded by the coding sequence ATGAGTATGGGCGGAACGGATAACGTCAGGGAGTATTACCGGCTCGTCACCGAGATGGACATCGGTGACGTGGCCCGGGAACTCCTGCCGGGACGGATCACCCAGGAGACCGGCCAGCGCTTGATGTGCGACTGCCCCAACCATCAGAGCCAGTCGCGCCTGTCGCTGCACGTGATGCTCGACAAGCAGGGCTGGTACTGCTTCGGCTGCGGAGCCGGCGGTGATGTGCTGCAGCTCGTTGAGTTCATTCAGACGGGCTCGGTCACCGCCGGGCAATCCGGTCCGATGACGGACAGCCACCGTCAGGCCCGGGACTATCTCGCCAAAAAGGCGGGCTTGCCGCCGCTGTCGCGCTATGGCCTGAGCCAGGAGCGTCTGGCCCAGACGGAGGCCGACCGTACCTTCGAACTGCGGGTCAAGGACGCGCTGACCTCGCTGGCCAGGCTTTACCACGCCAGGCTGAAGGAGTCGTCGGAGGTCCTCGACTGGCTGAAATCCAAATACGCCCTTAGCGAGGAGACCATCGACGATCTCCTGATCGGCTACGCGGACAACGCGTCCGGCGCGGTCGCCCAACTGACCGGGGGTGAGGACGGTTTTTCCAAGCGGGAGCTCGCCGCCACCGGCGCTTTCCGTCCCACCAGCCAGGACGGCCTGACGCCATTTTTCGAGCGCCGCATCGTCTTTCCCTACTGGAGCCGTGGCCGAGTGGTGTTCATGATCGGCCGCAAGACGCCGTGGACCCCGGACGTGGGCTGGGAGCAAGGGAAATACAAGAAACTGCCGGTTCATGACGAGCACCAGCGGCCCTACGTCGCCGACTTCATCAACAACGCGCTGCTGTTCAACGAGGACTGTCTGCTGGCCCGGCCCGGCAAGGTGATCATCACCGAGGGGGTGACCGATTGTCTGGCGCTGATGCAACTGGGCCTGCCCACCGTATCTCCGGTCACCGTTCGCATCCGGGCCGCCGATTGGGAACGCCTGATCCCCAAGCTGCGCGGCGTCGAAACCGTCTACATCTGCCAGGACAACGAACTCTCCCAGGCCGGTCTCAAGGGGGCGCTGCAAACCGCCCGCACCCTGGCCGAACACAAGATCGACACCCGCCTGGTGACGCTGCCCTTGTCGGAGACACAGATCTCGGCCCGGCAGGAGCTGACCGAACGCTTCGGCCTGACGGCGAGCGTGGGGCCGAAGGAGCTGGCCAAGCTGCTGGCGGGACGTCCCGCCGAGGAAATCAAGTCGGCCGAGGTGCTTCTCGCCACCGCCAAGATCGACGTCAACGATTACATTGCCGCCGGGCATACCCGGGAGGATTTCGAACGCCTGCTCGCCGAGGCCAGCACGCCCATCGAGTTCGGCGTGCGCTCGCTGCCAGAGGGCGCTGAGGAAGAGGAACGCAACCGCCTGCTCGAACCGATACTGGGGGAGATTTCCGAGCAGTCTCCGTTGGAACAGGCCCGCCTGCTGAAGCTGGTGCAGGAGCGCATCGGTGGTGGCGTCTCCATGGCCACCCTGAAGGAACAGATCCGCGCCATCCAGAAGGACCGCAAGGTCGAGTTCCGTAATGAAAAGAAGAAGGCCAAGCGGATGTCCGGCGCGATGCCCGGATCATGCCGCGCCAGGGTCGACGAGGTGCTGATCGACACGGAACTGGAGAACGGCGCTCCCGACTACACCCTGGCCGCCGAGGCCGCCTACGACTGGTTCACCGCCAACGGTGCCCAGTTCTTTCACACCCTGCAGGGCGAGCCGTTCATGTATTTCGATAACGCCATCTACTGGATGGATTCACCGGACCGTGGCCGCAAGCGCCATTACGCGGCCATGCTCTACAAGCACACGGGCATGGTGCCGACCTCCAACGGCGGACGGACATTTTTCGAGGTGCTGCCCAGCCTGGCCATGATCCGTGGCCAGGTGCGCGACCATTTTTCCTGGCTGCATACGGATGTGGCTTCCTACACCGTCTATTTCAACCTGAACAATCCGGAGCACGAGATCGCCAAGATCACCCCGGACGAAATTCAGATCATGAAGAACGGCGGTAACGAGGACGGCATCATCCTGGATGGCTCGCGGAAGATGAAGCCGCTGAAATTCCTGCCCGACGCCGACCTCGAAGAGGCGGACCGGCTCCTGGTCGATCTGCTGGTGGGCAACATGACCTGTCCGCAGGGAGATCGCTTTCTCATCCTTTCCTGGCTCTCCTGTTTCCTGCTGATCGACTTCGCCGGGACGCGGCCCATGACCCGCTTCGAGGGCTCGGCCGGATCGGGCAAGACCACCGCCAGCAAGATCACGTCGACGCTGCTTTACGGCGAGCCCCAGCACAAGAAAGCCACCGACGCGGCGAACTACACCGATGGCTCGCAGAACCCGCTCATCGTCCTCGACAACATCGAGGTCAAGCAGATGACCGAGGATCTGACCACCTTCATGCTGACCAGCATCACCGGCATCGCCAAGGAGAAACGCAAGAGCGGCACCGACAGCGAGACCATCACCGAGCGGACCAAATGCCTGCTGAACACCACCGGCATCGAGCCGCTGTGCGGGGAGCTCTCGGAGGTTCAGTCACGCAGTTTTGTGATCAATTTCGATGTCGCCAACCAGGGCAATGACTGTTTCATCGAATCCGAGGTTGTCGCAGGCATCCAGCAGCATCGTGACCTCATCATTTCGGTCATCATGAAGCGGACCCGGGTGGTGCTGGCGATGATGCGAGACGGCATGAGACGCCATGCCATGAAGCTGTTGCACGAGGCCCTGGGGAACCACGACAAACGCCGCTGCAATGAGTATCTCAGCCTGATGTACCTGATGATGCTGGCCGGATCGAGCCGTGAAGAGATGGAACAGGGGCTGGAAGCGTTGGCACCGGCATTCGCCCGGCAAATCGAGTCGCTCAACCGGACCAGCCGGGATACGGCCCGGGATTCAAACCATACGGCCACCGCGCTGGCGACCCTGTTCAACGCATGGCGCACCGCGACCGAAACCAATGCGCATGATGTTTACGGAGACCGCCGGACGGACCCGGTTCAGGAGTTCGTCCAGCGGTATCAGATCCGCTTTGAAGACGATGGAAGTTTACGGGAGGTTCTTTCCCGGGACCTGTTCGTGGCCCTCAAGCGAGTCGCTCGGGATTTCGGTCTGCGTTTCGAGATGGACTCATCCCGGCAATTCGCACAGCGGCTGGTGAATGATCTGGAGACCATCCGGGGGGCAGGGTTCGAGATTGAAATAGGCCAGAAGCGATACGGCACAAAACTCTACACGATCCGCCGCATTGAATGA
- the recD2 gene encoding SF1B family DNA helicase RecD2, with protein MPKRNESNPARLRGRIERVYYAGPKFSAGRLLTPTGEEVQFAGNLFARENQPVVLLGSWSTHPKYGRQFKVDGMEHDLELDPEGLIHYLANHPEIKGIGPAKARLIVESFGDAFEKTLLNDPERIALKARLPLDAARRLRDEWLKNRSVNAVMAWLSAFGLTHHQVTTLVERLGGNCLDILKEDPYILIREIRGFGFKKVDKIARKLGTPKDHNPRIRAGLNFCVREALDNGHCWIEYEDLVDQANLLLVMDALDSRVRIESALDVLIEEQALACDSHGGRFVVALPEIVRMERELASLFGQAETPNPHFQSVKKLDALIRRCAVTLNEKQLEAVRSALKHSISLISGGAGSGKSYTISVINTICEESDLEVVLAAPTGKAAKRLEEVSGRSGTTIHRLLGYDGKGFSRSKENPIDADVLVVDEFSMVDVPLAWHLFEAVDLSRTTVLLVGDHNQLPPVGPGNILRDLIQTRAIPTVILDKVVRQAGVLKENCTAVLKGEVRKTSEASVAGCRDWYLVDQFTDPMAARSFLLELFQERLDALGFDIIKDVQVLTPTHKGPLGTKELNEELQRLIQRKLWNTEVPPVAMGRRAPFLKHDKVIQTRNNYDLNVMNGAIGYVVDVLANGTLVIDFDGMPVELEKGSPDLQDLQLAYALTIHKTQGSEFPCAVLVVHKAHSFMHHRNLLYTGVTRARRTAIVLGDHWGIQNCAKRCQVDDRRTFLPLFLDAAQHADADFARVAEAE; from the coding sequence ATGCCAAAAAGAAATGAGAGTAACCCGGCGCGACTCCGGGGAAGAATAGAGCGCGTTTACTATGCCGGACCCAAGTTCTCCGCAGGCCGACTGCTCACCCCGACCGGTGAGGAAGTCCAGTTCGCGGGCAATTTGTTCGCCCGTGAAAATCAGCCTGTGGTCCTGCTCGGGTCGTGGTCCACCCATCCCAAATACGGCCGTCAGTTCAAGGTCGACGGGATGGAGCACGACCTCGAACTCGACCCGGAGGGGCTGATCCACTATCTGGCTAACCATCCGGAGATCAAGGGCATTGGTCCGGCCAAGGCCAGATTGATCGTCGAGAGTTTCGGCGACGCCTTTGAAAAAACCCTTCTGAACGACCCCGAGCGCATTGCGCTCAAGGCCCGACTGCCCTTGGATGCTGCCCGGCGGCTGCGTGACGAATGGTTGAAGAACCGCAGCGTCAACGCCGTCATGGCCTGGTTGTCGGCATTCGGTCTGACCCATCATCAGGTCACCACTCTGGTCGAAAGACTCGGCGGCAACTGCCTCGATATCCTGAAGGAAGACCCGTACATCCTCATTCGGGAGATCCGGGGATTCGGCTTCAAGAAGGTCGACAAGATCGCCCGCAAGCTGGGAACCCCCAAGGACCATAACCCTCGTATCCGGGCCGGGTTGAATTTCTGCGTCCGTGAAGCCCTGGACAATGGCCACTGCTGGATCGAATACGAGGATCTGGTGGACCAGGCCAACCTGCTGCTGGTCATGGATGCCCTGGACAGCCGGGTTCGCATCGAGAGCGCCCTCGACGTGCTCATCGAAGAACAGGCGCTTGCCTGCGATTCCCACGGCGGACGTTTTGTAGTCGCCCTGCCGGAGATCGTCCGTATGGAGCGGGAGCTGGCCTCGCTGTTCGGCCAGGCCGAAACACCCAATCCTCATTTCCAGTCCGTCAAGAAACTCGACGCCCTGATTCGGCGCTGCGCGGTGACGCTGAACGAGAAGCAGCTTGAAGCTGTGCGCTCGGCACTCAAGCACAGCATCAGCTTGATCTCGGGTGGAGCCGGTTCTGGCAAGAGCTACACCATCTCGGTCATCAACACCATCTGCGAGGAGAGTGATCTGGAGGTCGTGCTCGCCGCGCCGACCGGTAAGGCGGCCAAGCGTCTGGAGGAAGTCAGCGGTCGCAGCGGCACCACCATTCACCGTCTGCTCGGCTATGACGGCAAGGGCTTCTCCCGCAGCAAGGAGAACCCCATCGATGCCGACGTCCTGGTGGTCGACGAGTTTTCGATGGTCGACGTGCCGCTGGCCTGGCATCTGTTCGAGGCGGTCGACCTGTCGCGGACCACGGTGCTGCTGGTCGGCGATCACAACCAGCTTCCGCCGGTGGGACCCGGAAACATCCTGCGCGATCTGATTCAGACACGCGCCATCCCCACGGTCATCCTCGACAAGGTCGTGCGCCAGGCTGGCGTCCTCAAGGAGAACTGCACCGCCGTTCTCAAGGGCGAGGTGCGCAAGACCAGCGAGGCGTCGGTGGCCGGATGCCGGGATTGGTATCTGGTGGATCAGTTCACCGACCCGATGGCTGCACGCTCGTTCCTGCTGGAGCTGTTTCAGGAGCGGCTCGACGCCCTGGGGTTCGACATCATCAAGGACGTGCAGGTGCTGACGCCGACCCACAAGGGGCCGCTCGGCACCAAGGAACTGAACGAGGAATTGCAGCGGCTCATCCAGCGCAAACTCTGGAACACCGAGGTGCCGCCGGTCGCCATGGGACGCCGCGCCCCGTTTCTCAAGCACGACAAGGTCATCCAGACCCGGAACAATTACGACCTGAACGTGATGAACGGTGCCATCGGCTATGTGGTCGATGTCCTCGCGAACGGCACCTTGGTCATCGACTTCGACGGCATGCCGGTGGAGCTGGAGAAGGGTTCGCCCGACCTTCAGGACCTGCAGCTCGCCTATGCGCTCACCATCCACAAAACCCAGGGCTCCGAGTTCCCCTGCGCCGTGTTGGTGGTCCACAAGGCGCATTCCTTCATGCACCACCGCAATCTGCTCTACACCGGGGTGACTCGTGCCCGGCGCACCGCCATTGTCCTGGGTGACCATTGGGGCATCCAGAACTGCGCCAAGCGTTGCCAGGTGGATGACCGCCGGACCTTTTTGCCCCTGTTTCTGGACGCCGCCCAGCACGCGGATGCCGATTTCGCCCGTGTCGCGGAGGCCGAATGA
- a CDS encoding ERCC4 domain-containing protein — MMDRITVVVDTREQEPYSFDSDKVSAVRKALPAGDYSLVGLEERVAVERKSLTDFVSTVIRGRKRFHRELEKLSAYESACVVVECNFRDLVDGRYRSDAHPHALIGTVASIVVDFGVPVYFCSDRQAACRFVEEYLTRFHRRIARCQKEMRVTRRDSGEE, encoded by the coding sequence ATGATGGACCGGATCACCGTTGTCGTCGACACCCGCGAACAGGAGCCCTACAGCTTCGATAGCGACAAGGTTTCGGCGGTTCGCAAGGCGCTGCCCGCCGGTGATTACTCGCTGGTCGGCCTCGAGGAACGGGTGGCGGTGGAGCGCAAATCCCTGACGGATTTCGTCTCCACCGTCATCCGGGGGCGAAAGCGGTTCCACCGCGAGCTGGAAAAGCTCTCCGCCTACGAATCCGCCTGCGTGGTTGTCGAGTGCAACTTTCGCGATCTGGTCGATGGCCGCTACCGCAGCGATGCCCACCCGCATGCGCTGATTGGAACGGTCGCCTCCATCGTCGTCGACTTCGGTGTCCCCGTCTACTTCTGCTCGGACCGGCAGGCCGCCTGCCGTTTTGTCGAGGAGTACCTGACACGTTTTCACCGGAGGATCGCGAGATGCCAAAAAGAAATGAGAGTAACCCGGCGCGACTCCGGGGAAGAATAG
- a CDS encoding DUF669 domain-containing protein has translation MEHYENQSGSNLDLAQFDDAFETAEVEEREFEAVPDGKYQVNVDRVELTRAQTSGNPMLKWTLRILAPTHKGRLLWRNNVMASNENIKWLKQDLYTCGLQLQKLSDLPGHLEQLLNIKLEVTKRTRGENENIYFNRRIVMADDAGAPGAAMDDMIPF, from the coding sequence ATGGAACACTACGAAAACCAATCCGGCAGCAACCTCGACCTGGCGCAGTTCGACGACGCCTTTGAAACCGCCGAAGTCGAGGAGCGTGAGTTCGAGGCCGTGCCCGATGGCAAGTACCAGGTCAACGTCGACCGGGTCGAACTGACCCGCGCCCAGACCTCGGGCAACCCCATGCTCAAGTGGACCCTGCGCATTCTTGCGCCGACCCACAAGGGCCGTCTGCTCTGGCGCAACAACGTCATGGCCAGCAACGAGAACATCAAGTGGCTCAAGCAGGACCTCTACACCTGCGGGCTGCAGCTTCAGAAGCTCTCCGACCTGCCGGGCCACCTCGAACAGCTTCTGAACATCAAGCTGGAGGTGACCAAGCGCACTCGCGGTGAAAACGAGAACATCTACTTCAACCGTCGCATTGTCATGGCCGACGATGCCGGGGCTCCCGGCGCGGCGATGGACGACATGATCCCGTTCTGA
- a CDS encoding ATP-binding protein: MLPKTKSKPKHTLSDLTALVYGPSKIGKSTWCSKADDAVFLATEPGLNALEVFQTPITCWDDLLQACAEIAEGKHEFKTIVVDTVDNAYKMCSDYVCKKFKIEHESDLGYGKGYALINNEFQRVINKLAFLPYGLILISHSQERDIETRTGKHTRIVPTLPEKARKLVTGLVDLILFCDLDMKTGEDGKPVWQRVMRTKPSPNYDAGDRTGRLPEVIPLDFSSFVKAFNNTATGAAASAARPKPEPTASAAAKPQQ; this comes from the coding sequence ATGCTTCCCAAGACCAAAAGCAAACCCAAACACACGCTCTCGGACCTCACCGCCCTGGTGTACGGCCCGAGCAAGATCGGCAAGAGCACCTGGTGCTCCAAGGCCGATGACGCAGTGTTCCTGGCGACCGAGCCGGGCCTGAACGCCCTGGAGGTGTTCCAGACCCCGATCACCTGCTGGGACGACCTTCTGCAGGCCTGCGCCGAAATCGCCGAGGGCAAGCACGAGTTCAAGACCATCGTCGTCGACACGGTGGATAACGCCTACAAGATGTGCTCGGACTACGTCTGCAAGAAATTCAAGATCGAGCACGAATCCGACCTGGGCTACGGCAAGGGCTACGCGCTGATCAACAACGAGTTCCAGCGCGTCATCAACAAGCTCGCCTTCCTGCCCTACGGTCTGATCCTGATTTCCCACTCCCAGGAGCGGGACATCGAGACCCGGACCGGCAAACACACCCGCATCGTGCCGACGCTGCCGGAAAAGGCGCGAAAGCTGGTCACCGGCCTGGTGGACCTGATCCTGTTCTGCGACCTGGACATGAAAACCGGCGAGGACGGCAAGCCGGTATGGCAGCGCGTGATGCGCACCAAGCCCAGTCCCAACTACGACGCCGGTGACCGCACCGGCCGACTCCCCGAAGTCATCCCCCTCGATTTTTCGAGCTTCGTGAAAGCGTTCAACAACACGGCAACCGGAGCTGCGGCGAGTGCCGCCCGGCCGAAGCCGGAGCCGACCGCGAGTGCGGCGGCGAAACCTCAACAGTAA
- a CDS encoding PD-(D/E)XK nuclease family protein, whose translation MSELMTTTYSMWRLFRNCRMACKWRYIDELVPLERDPNLAFGSVIHDCLECWHGERYLAKVLDHIDRTYPNRAQDDHQQADWHLARAMMSVYAEHYPAEEFEVVALEKTFEGPIVNPATGATSRSFILAGKVDGIVRQDGQYFLLEHKTASQIDASYLERLWTDFQIILYAWYLEQTLGITVSGIIYNVLVKAKLRQGKGETEAEFEARRAELIAKSKTGKSSAKRKLPEDDETFQQRLQEKYLEPGMFHREVLYISRDQFEELRAELWELSKAMLDARRRDTFYRNTSYCFQYGRPCAYFQLCRSGGNPNVIENHFQRIAPHEELRDGAGEDAAPVF comes from the coding sequence ATGAGCGAGCTGATGACCACCACCTATTCCATGTGGCGGCTGTTCCGCAACTGCCGCATGGCCTGCAAGTGGCGCTACATCGACGAGCTGGTGCCGCTCGAGCGCGACCCCAATCTGGCCTTCGGCTCGGTCATCCACGACTGCCTGGAGTGCTGGCACGGCGAGCGGTATCTGGCCAAAGTCCTCGACCACATCGACCGGACCTATCCGAACCGTGCGCAGGACGATCATCAACAGGCCGACTGGCATCTCGCCAGGGCCATGATGAGCGTCTATGCGGAACACTATCCGGCCGAAGAGTTCGAGGTCGTCGCGCTCGAGAAAACCTTCGAAGGTCCCATCGTCAACCCGGCGACCGGGGCGACCTCGCGCAGTTTCATTCTCGCCGGAAAAGTGGATGGCATCGTCCGTCAGGATGGCCAGTACTTCCTGCTGGAACACAAAACCGCCTCGCAGATCGACGCCAGCTACCTGGAGCGGCTCTGGACCGATTTCCAGATCATCCTCTACGCCTGGTACCTGGAGCAGACCCTCGGCATCACGGTCAGCGGCATCATCTACAACGTTCTGGTCAAGGCCAAGCTGCGCCAGGGCAAGGGTGAGACCGAAGCCGAATTCGAGGCCCGCCGGGCTGAGCTGATTGCCAAGTCGAAAACCGGCAAGAGCAGCGCCAAGCGCAAGCTACCGGAGGACGACGAGACCTTCCAGCAACGGCTCCAGGAGAAGTACCTCGAGCCGGGCATGTTCCATCGCGAGGTGCTCTACATCTCCCGAGACCAGTTCGAGGAACTGCGGGCGGAGCTGTGGGAACTCTCCAAGGCCATGCTCGACGCCCGTCGGCGCGACACCTTCTACCGCAACACCAGCTACTGCTTCCAGTACGGAAGACCCTGCGCCTACTTCCAGCTCTGCCGCTCGGGCGGCAACCCCAACGTCATCGAAAACCATTTCCAACGGATCGCCCCGCACGAAGAGCTGCGGGACGGAGCCGGTGAAGACGCCGCTCCGGTGTTTTGA
- a CDS encoding sigma-70 family RNA polymerase sigma factor: MVSQNSYDGIDKYAADLIRHKARQLVGKAGFTEDDRPDLEQELMIDLLQRMRHFNPAKAKKTTFMARIVERHISTILEARFAQCRDWRLCQTSLNEPLDNGEGDSTERIDFLDSEGSLGGGTRETRERLAHEIRMDLGQAIASLPEELRDLCLRLHDSTMAEVAREMCIPRTTLYDRLNKLRDAFREAGLEDYL, from the coding sequence ATGGTTTCTCAGAATTCTTACGACGGCATCGACAAGTATGCCGCCGACCTCATTCGGCACAAAGCACGTCAACTCGTAGGCAAGGCCGGATTCACCGAGGACGACAGACCCGACCTCGAACAGGAACTGATGATCGATCTGCTGCAGCGGATGCGGCATTTCAATCCCGCCAAGGCCAAGAAGACCACCTTCATGGCCCGGATCGTCGAACGTCACATCTCCACCATTCTGGAGGCCCGGTTCGCCCAATGCCGGGACTGGCGGCTCTGCCAAACATCACTCAACGAACCCCTCGACAACGGTGAGGGCGACAGCACCGAGCGGATCGACTTCCTGGATAGCGAAGGCTCTCTTGGGGGCGGCACACGCGAAACAAGAGAGCGCCTCGCCCATGAGATCCGCATGGATCTCGGCCAGGCCATCGCCTCGCTGCCGGAAGAGCTCCGGGATCTGTGCTTGCGCCTGCACGACAGCACCATGGCCGAAGTCGCCCGGGAGATGTGCATTCCCAGAACCACCCTCTACGACCGGCTGAACAAGCTCCGGGACGCGTTCCGCGAGGCCGGACTCGAGGACTACCTGTGA